The Cynocephalus volans isolate mCynVol1 chromosome 2, mCynVol1.pri, whole genome shotgun sequence genome window below encodes:
- the CNOT8 gene encoding CCR4-NOT transcription complex subunit 8, with translation MPAALVENSQVICEVWASNLEEEMRKIREIVLSYSYIAMDTEFPGVVVRPIGEFRSSIDYQYQLLRCNVDLLKIIQLGLTFTNEKGEYPSGINTWQFNFKFNLTEDMYSQDSIDLLANSGLQFQKHEEEGIDTLHFAELLMTSGVVLCDNVKWLSFHSGYDFGYMVKLLTDSRLPEEEHEFFHILNLFFPSIYDVKYLMKSCKNLKGGLQEVADQLDLQRIGRQHQAGSDSLLTGMAFFRMKELFFEDSIDDAKYCGRLYGLGTGVVQKQNEDVDSAQEKMSILAIINNMQQ, from the exons ATGCCTGCAGCACTTGTGGAGAATAGCCAGGTTATTTGTGAAGTCTGGGCCAGCAATCTAGAAGAAGAGATGAGGAAGATCCGAGAAATCGTGCTCAGTTACAGTTACATTGCCATG gaCACAGAATTTCCAGGTGTTGTGGTGCGACCAATTGGTGAATTTCGCAGTTCCATAGATTATCAGTATCAGCTTCTGCGGTGCAACGTTGACCTTTTGAAAATTATCCAGCTGGGCCTTACGTTCACGAACGAGAAGGGGGAATATCCTTCTGGAATCAACACTTGGCAGTTCAACTTCAAATTCAACCTTAC aGAGGACATGTACTCCCAGGATTCCATAGACCTCCTTGCTAACTCAGGACTGCAGTTTCAGAAGCATGAAGAGGAAGGGATTGACACACTACACTTTGCAGAGCTGCTTATGACATCAGGAGTGGTTCTCTGTGACAATGTTAAATGGCTTTCATTTCACAG TGGCTATGATTTCGGCTATATGGTAAAGTTGCTTACAGATTCTCGTTTGCCAGAAGAGGAACATGAATTCTTTCATATTCTGAACCTTTTCTTCCCATCCATTTATGATGTGAAATACTTGATGAAGAGTTGTAAAAATCTTAAG GGAGGTCTTCAGGAAGTTGCTGATCAGTTGGATTTGCAGAGAATTGGAAGGCAGCACCAGGCAGGCTCAGACTCACTGCTGACGGGAATGGCGTTCTTCAGGATGAAAGAG TTGTTTTTTGAGGACAGTATTGATGATGCCAAGTACTGTGGACGGCTCTATGGCCTAGGCACGGGAGTGGTCCAGAAGCAGAATGAGGATGTGGACTCTGCCCAGGAGAAGATGAGCATCTTGGCGATTATCAACAACATGCAGCAGTGA